The following proteins are encoded in a genomic region of Pungitius pungitius chromosome 19, fPunPun2.1, whole genome shotgun sequence:
- the LOC119198832 gene encoding basic helix-loop-helix domain-containing protein USF3 — translation MPEMTETQTPGRKPKKKKNKESHNAVERHRKEKINAGINRIGNLLPCSMALKQSKNMILDQAFRYITDLKKQNDTFLLEGGDKVQAEEIRRLRCQMEELRRESAQYFELLKAHDINILEDPTIHWRGQQRYPKVAKVTPSHQLPKGIDVCSNGVVKGPAGKETSPAKQSSETLILQPPSDVSDRLRVNGALLQVSTSSSAPTLLPGSTATPNQSTTSLRVIEQCGVESPAPAPTLPPSVSYITLQIPAATTALSQQPQPAAPVPIHTITATSASQLFTESPAQPVPNPATLTQAIVTSGAATSEVCSWATPDSAMRTLSYTAIHSSQALLRAGAAGSTQTTWTTLQMAGNTVQPVCQSLPTPEVINTGQTVQQMTVCPMGNKASVQPIQIQMQPHVPALQAPLTGHSQAQPFQRPTQLQPAILNHVEPQSVLAPQTQCAVLSQATMLTQPTVVPPQPQSAALKPAPLVPHHTSALIPQPQSAQVPQPQATVLPLLQTMQVLQVNPTGGMASSATAQQNTNNPSVVILQQTSSCPNQSVVREEITTQPPCQHIVIIQAPNQVAPAPQNSQLGMVPAAVPTAVPVVSSHISTTSCSTSATPLQSVGGKQLVHILPRPVQPHMNHSLQVTQVSSSAPVPPTPQTITVNGQVFALQPMKTSDKSTSHTGQSTLQLVQPTTTEEPTTNVALNSLGALSSLNQSISRGLALTLSSQNNGQLPAAPLSVVQQKQPPASIPRAALALPARQLQVPSFNPVKSRLVGNASKSRGKRLCKTLNTKRPTAKRTKPALKKEPREAPLVVAARPVVSARDSQTVQVSVSEASQSSPVKVIDISPTCTKTVTMAEGSEAVANITSTQNSQITIVCSSSSDSSVFRQSHPPSKSSVAATQTDVDVLCNPSGVATAVTTVNATPVKPTIVSAAVVIESKPSIVSGNNSAINKLLAPEVKQPTNSSATGTAQTKSAATTSIPKQSKSLVASEGATETPFIPTTVSAACLTPVCTSGLPSTAPSSLNQPTQPSSVCRDHHVSNSQDPLPCSKPQSQPTTFPLMSATVAPSSPAFTAAHGAVTASSTSSEFRKRVATSRAGTQPNDVNIPHPLPCPPAEHKPPQPPRRDMEAQLERHSAAAEKDVSVAATSGAPSRKDFASSQQVYTNLDDQTTEHPMTSSRQTDSPMSSGAGGGRGFSVASMLPQGHTISASSGSFGSFTFTSEQAEMLALAMLEQDSPGRRSGSCSGNPASANPTAATWEPPKNQIGSSSKERGSAGQQAKAAKPTDTVTVKPTVHVRGHAGEGPNGSRHQQNISYSQSQPLPQVPSQSGTVASLSVNNLIRPSSTQQHYPGSPSLVPQGSVASPVGSSGHISQPPSNTLSPCSGVAQLNEYTPLKTALMRPQGGVGVGERHGKIISKRQAQEEVMLNTGKRPKPCPPSAANVSHMDLKAPDHSQMMVGQLPPTSSAVMTRINAESGGPLFSTNSFMSPVVRPTDGHCPPQAALEQNQAGVLHLPQGHPQHAASQPGQHLGGNLYMKQQQHEQQRHHLYHLQHHLTQPDPAQRHSLHQRALQQQQQQEQQHVQKKRGLVRGSPTGSPAGLQQKQHHLEKSGVQQQQQQQQHSHQQQQQTQHQTHTQQHQQQSHQQSQQHQQSTQHQQAHSQQHQQQTHQQQTQHQQQQQHQQQQQQQQQLQQQQQQQSSHSRHQQHLQQQIQQQQQQQQHFRHQEKSCEAQSAGSRVHHSSHLAPQDHLKPGQDHNAMQRMMTSRPLEQQLIPPPSNPVSRSSDLACAPSRQDRHRVSSYSAEALIGKSSTSGEQQQRMGLHLQPGRGAAQEQPDLRGYLDTSRGKAGIAHNPQNRLPSDHSGAADVQRVSECPPFKAMGGGVHQLGGFEAQVSRGSDMASKSLPSSQRVPQGQLQGGFRMGVGPPPDGRNRYSAAHPGSQGVQVGLPREQDGCHQSFMQSLLSPHLSEQSSHQRAVQCCPPVGMEYSCVPGGSSGDLQAKASSPAAAQTQKASAMRHGEAKGHVSQVGSNMHGGPGARSGLPHPLTPHSSSEPGRSSAPARAPAAVSQHSRHISRDPQATKLRPGDRPRSGALRQSNPFEPEGHLPLPPGGGGLLGRPQSGGEARRSTIVRFMADTAQVPSDNNLVPDQHLTQNFGFPFMPEGGMNPPPPINANSTFIPPVSQPNASRTPSLLPVEPQNTLPSFYTSYSPAAHPSLPSDVTLQYFPNQMFTSPSADKGSAPQLNNRFSSILSPPRPVGFGQASFPLLPDMPPMPIANSSGITPHISNFSLTSLFPEIATGMPSDGSAMPMSPLLSLSNSSAADSGKQPNRPAHNISHILGHDGSSAV, via the exons ATGCCAGAGATGACCGAAACTCAGACACCTGGTCGTAAACCCAA aaagaagaaaaacaaagaatctCACAATGCAG ttgAGAGGCACAGAAAAGAGAAGATTAATGCTGGGATTAACCGCATTGGTAATCTTCTACCCTGTTCAATGGCACTTAAACAG AGTAAGAACATGATCTTGGATCAAGCCTTTCGTTACATCACtgacctgaaaaaacaaaatgatacaTTTCTTCTGGAAGGAGGAGATAAAGTGCAAG CTGAGGAGATACGTCGGCTGCGGTGTCAGATGGAGGAGTTGAGGAGGGAAAGTGCTCAGTACTTCGAGCTCCTTAAAGCCCAtgatattaacattttagaagacCCCACAATTCACTGGAGGGGACAACAGCGTTACCCCAAGGTGGCAAAGGTCACCCCCAGTCACCAACTCCCAAAAGGGATTGATGTCTGCTCCAATGGTGTTGTAAAGGGCCCAGCAGGGAAGGAGACCAGCCCGGCAAAACAGTCTTCTGAAACATTAATTCTTCAGCCACCTTCTGATGTCAGTGACAGGTTGAGAGTTAATGGAGCCCTGTTGCAAGTTAGTACCTCTTCTTCCGCCCCTACACTTCTCCCTGGGTCGACTGCCACACCCAACCAGTCTACAACAAGCCTGAGAGTGATAGAGCAGTGCGGGGTTGAGTCACCGGCTCCAGCCCCCACTCTGCCACCCTCTGTGTCTTACATCACCCTGCAGATCCCAGCAGCCACCACAGCCCTTTCCCAACAACCACAGCCTGCCGCCCCGGTCCCAATCCACACCATAACAGCCACTTCAGCGTCACAACTCTTCACCGAAAGCCCAGCGCAGCCGGTGCCGAATCCGGCCACACTTACCCAGGCTATAGTCACATCCGGAGCAGCAACCTCTGAGGTTTGCTCTTGGGCGACACCGGACAGTGCTATGAGGACTTTAAGTTACACTGCTATTCACAGCAGCCAAGCCCTTCTTAGGGCCGGGGCGGCAGGCAGCACGCAGACAACCTGGACCACGCTGCAGATGGCAGGAAACACGGTGCAGCCCGTCTGCCAGAGTCTCCCCACCCCAGAAGTAATCAACACCGGCCAGACTGTCCAGCAGATGACTGTGTGTCCAATGGGCAACAAAGCCTCTGTTCAGCCCATTCAAATTCAGATGCAACCCCATGTGCCTGCACTGCAAGCACCCCTTACAGGACACAGTCAAGCACAGCCCTTTCAGAGACCCACCCAGCTACAGCCAGCAATCCTGAACCACGTAGAGCCTCAGTCTGTTTTAGCCCCCCAAACACAGTGTGCTGTTCTCTCTCAGGCCACCATGTTAACTCAGCCTACCGTTGTGCCGCCACAGCCCCAGTCTGCTGCGCTTAAACCAGCGCCTTTGGTTCCCCATCATACAAGCGCCCTCATACCTCAGCCTCAGTCAGCCCAGGTGCCCCAGCCACAGGCCACTGTGCTGCCCCTCCTTCAGACCATGCAAGTGCTGCAGGTCAACCCCACTGGAGGGATGGCCTCAAGTGCTACAGCCCAACAGAACACCAACAACCCCAGTGTGGTCATTCTGCAGCAGACCAGTTCTTGCCCAAACCAGTCAGTTGTAAGGGAGGAAATAACAACCCAGCCACCATGTCAGCATATCGTAATCATCCAGGCACCCAATCAAGTTGCACCTGCCCCTCAGAATTCTCAGCTTGGCATGGTGCCTGCTGCTGTGCCCACCGCAGTACCTGTTGTGTCCTCTCACATATCCACGACCAGTTGTTCAACATCTGCCACTCCCTTACAGAGTGTTGGGGGAAAGCAACTGGTGCACATTCTCCCACGTCCCGTTCAGCCACACATGAACCATTCCCTTCAGGTCACACAGGTTTCCTCTTCCGCACCAGTTCCTCCAACACCACAGACCATCACTGTGAACGGCCAGGTGTTTGCTTTGCAGCCCATGAAGACCTCTGACAAATCCACCTCCCATACCGGCCAGAGTACACTCCAGCTGGTCCAGCCCACCACCACTGAGGAACCAACTACTAATGTGGCCCTCAACAGTTTAGGTGCACTTAGTAGTCTCAATCAGAGCATCTCTCGGGGCCTTGCACTCACCCTTTCCAGTCAGAACAACGGTCAGCTTCCAGCCGCTCCATTATCAGTCGTCCAACAGAAGCAGCCTCCTGCATCCATCCCCAGAGCTGCACTTGCTCTGCCTGCCCGGCAGCTGCAGGTCCCTTCTTTCAACCCAGTCAAATCAAGGCTGGTGGGCAATGCATCTAAGAGTCGAGGGAAGAGGCTTTGCAAAACTTTGAATACAAAGAGGCCAACTGCAAAAAGGACTAAACCAGCCCTCAAAAAAGAGCCCCGTGAGGCACCACTTGTTGTTGCTGCCAGGCCAGTGGTCTCTGCCAGAGACAGTCAGACAGTTCAAGTTTCAGTTTCTGAAGCGTCACAGTCTTCACCCGTAAAAGTCATCGACATAAGCCCCACTTGTACCAAAACTGTCACAATGGCAGAGGGGAGTGAAGCCGTGGCGAATATCACCTCTACACAAAACAGTCAGATAACAATTGTGTGTAGTTCATCCAGTGACTCATCTGTATTTAGACAATCCCATCCACCGAGCAAAAGCTCTGTCGCTGCAACTCAGACCGACGTCGATGTACTCTGTAACCCTAGTGGTGTGGCAACTGCAGTTACAACTGTCAACGCCACACCGGTCAAGCCAACCATTGTCAGTGCAGCCGTGGTCATTGAGAGTAAACCATCGATAGTTTCTGGCAACAACTCGGCGATTAACAAACTCTTAGCTCCAGAGGTTAAACAGCCAACCAACAGTTCAGCAACTGGCACAGCACAAACTAAGTCAGCTGCCACCACTTCAATTCCTAAACAAAGCAAATCTCTGGTGGCTTCTGAAGGGGCCACCGAGACTCCGTTTATTCCCACCACTGTTTCTGCAGCATGCCTGACTCCAGTCTGCACCAGCGGTCTCCCATCAACGGCACCATCATCTTTAAATCAGCCCACCCAACCATCTTCGGTGTGCCGTGACCACCACGTGTCCAATTCCCAAGATCCTCTGCCCTGTAGTAAGCCCCAGTCACAGCCCACCACTTTCCCACTGATGTCCGCAACTGTGGCGCCATCATCGCCTGCATTTACCGCAGCCCACGGCGCTGTTACAGCCTCTTCAACAAGCTCAGAGTTTAGGAAAAGGGTTGCCACAAGTAGAGCTGGAACTCAACCGAATGATGTGAATATTCCCCACCCTTTGCCCTGTCCTCCTGCCGAACACAAACCGCCCCAGCCTCCTCGAAGAGATATGGAGGCTCAGTTAGAGAGGCACTCCGCAGCGGCAGAGAAAGACGTCTCGGTGGCAGCGACTTCTGGCGCTCCCTCGAGAAAGGATTTTGCCTCATCTCAACAGGTGTACACTAACCTCGACGATCAAACCACAGAGCACCCGATGACGTCTAGCAGACAGACCGATTCTCCCATGTCTTCCGGGGCCGGGGGAGGCAGGGGCTTCTCCGTGGCGTCCATGCTTCCCCAGGGCCACACCATAAGTGCGTCATCTGGCTCCTTTGGATCGTTTACATTCACATCCGAACAGGCGGAAATGCTGGCCCTGGCCATGCTGGAACAGGACAGTCCAGGTAGGCGGAGTGGAAGCTGCTCTGGGAACCCTGCTTCAGCAAACCCCACCGCAGCCACGTGGGAGCCCCCAAAAAACCAAATAGGGTCGAGCAGTAAAGAAAGGGGTTCCGCTGGACAGCAGGCCAAAGCGGCTAAACCCACGGACACCGTGACGGTTAAACCCACTGTCCATGTCAGAGGGCATGCTGGGGAGGGGCCCAATGGAAGCAGACATCAGCAGAACATCTCATACTCCCAGTCTCAGCCTCTCCCCCAGGTTCCGTCGCAGAGCGGCACTGTGGCCAGCCTCAGCGTCAACAACCTGATCCGGCCGAGCTCCACTCAGCAACACTACCCTGGCTCCCCCAGTCTTGTCCCGCAGGGCTCAGTTGCGTCACCTGTAGGGAGCTCAGGCCACATATCCCAACCCCCAAGCAACACCCTCTCGCCCTGCTCCGGTGTGGCCCAATTGAATGAGTACACCCCCTTGAAGACTGCGCTAATGAGGCCTCAGGGAGGAGTCGGCGTAGGCGAGCGGCATGGGAAGATCATCTCTAAACGGCAGGCCCAGGAGGAGGTGATGCTTAACACTGGAAAACGGCCCAAGCCGTGCCCTCCGTCGGCTGCCAACGTCAGCCACATGGACCTGAAAGCGCCCGACCACAGCCAGATGATGGTGGGGCAGCTGCCGCCCACGTCCTCAGCTGTCATGACAAGGATTAATGCAGAAAGCGGAGGCCCCCTCTTCTCCACAAACTCTTTCATGAGCCCGGTGGTACGGCCGACAGATGGCCACTGCCCTCCTCAGGCAGCCCTTGAGCAGAACCAGGCGGGTGTGCTTCATCTGCCCCAAGGTCACCCACAGCATGCGGCAAGCCAGCCCGGCCAGCACCTGGGAGGAAACCTGTAcatgaaacagcagcagcacgagcagcagaggCACCATCTGTATCATTTGCAACACCACCTGACACAGCCGGACCCCGCACAGCGGCACTCGCTGCACCAGAgggcgctgcagcagcagcagcagcaggagcagcagcatgtgCAGAAGAAGCGAGGGCTCGTCAGAGGCAGTCCGACTGGCTCACCTGCCGGcctgcagcagaagcagcaccACCTGGAGAAGTCTGgagttcagcagcagcagcagcagcagcagcactcacatcaacaacaacaacagacgcagcatcaaacacacacgcagcaacatcaacaacagTCTCACCAACAATCACAACAGCATCAACAGTCGACACAACACCAACAGGCTCATTCTcagcagcaccaacagcaaacacatcaaCAGCAGACacagcatcaacaacaacaacaacatcaacaacaacaacaacagcagcagcagttacagcagcagcagcagcagcagagctcccACTCCAGACACCAGCAGCACCTTCAGCAgcagatccagcagcagcagcagcagcagcagcactttagACACCAGGAGAAGAGTTGTGAGGCCCAGTCAGCGGGATCCAGGGTCCACCACAGCAGCCACCTGGCCCCGCAGGACCACCTCAAG CCCGGCCAAGACCACAACGCTATGCAGAGGATGATGACGTCTCGGCCTCTGGAGCAGCAGCTCATCCCTCCTCCCAGCAACCCTGTGTCCCGGTCGTCTGACCTGGCCTGCGCGCCCTCGCGGCAGGACCGCCACCGCGTCTCCAGCTACTCTGCCGAGGCGCTCATCGGTAAGAGTTCCACCAGCGGTGAACAGCAACAGCGCATGGGTCTCCACCTTCAACCCGGCCGCGGCGCCGCACAGGAGCAGCCGGACCTCCGTGGTTATCTGGACACGTCGCGGGGGAAGGCCGGCATCGCACACAACCCGCAGAACCGCTTGCCCTCCGACCACTCGGGAGCGGCGGATGTTCAGCGCGTCTCCGAGTGTCCGCCGTTCAAGGCCATGGGAGGAGGAGTGCATCAACTCGGTGGCTTTGAGGCTCAGGTGTCCCGTGGGAGCGACATGGCCTCCAAGTCACTGCCGTCCTCTCAGAGGGTCCCTCAGGGGCAACTGCAAGGCGGGTTCAGGATGGGCGTCGGCCCTCCACCGGACGGCCGCAACCGCTACAGTGCAGCGCACCCCGGCTCGCAGGGGGTACAAGTGGGCCTCCCCCGGGAGCAGGACGGTTGTCACCAAAGTTTCATGCAGAGCCTTCTTTCCCCCCACCTGTCTGAGCAGAGCAGCCACCAGCGAGCAGTGCAGTGCTGTCCGCCGGTCGGCATGGAGTACAGCTGTGTGCCGGGAGGCTCTTCGGGAGACCTGCAGGCCAAGGCCTCCAGCCCCGCTGCGGCCCAGACCCAGAAGGCCTCTGCGATGCGGCACGGAGAGGCCAAGGGCCACGTTTCTCAGGTCGGCAGCAACATGCACGGGGGCCCGGGTGCGCGCTCGGGTCTCCCCCACCCTCTGACCCCACACAGCAGCTCTGAGCCCGGCCGCTCCTCGGCCCCCGCCAGGGCGCCCGCCGCCGTGAGCCAGCACTCTCGCCACATCTCCCGAGATCCACAGGCCACCAAGCTGAGACCCGGTGACCGGCCTCGGTCAGGTGCGCTGAGGCAGAGCAACCCCTTTGAGCCCGAGGGCCATCTGCCGCTGCcaccggggggcggggggctgctGGGCAGGCCGCAGTCTGGAGGAGAGGCGCGGCGCAGCACTATCGTCCGCTTTATGGCAGACACCGCCCAGGTTCCTAGCGACAACAACCTGGTTCCCGACCAACACCTGACGCAGAACTTTGGTTTCCCCTTCATGCCGGAGGGAGGGATGAATCCTCCGCCTCCAATCAACGCCAACTCCACTTTCATCCCTCCGGTCAGCCAGCCCAACGCCTCCCGTACCCCGTCCCTCCTGCCCGTGGAGCCCCAGAACACCCTGCCCTCCTTCTACACTTCGTACTCGCCGGCCGCTCACCCCAGCCTCCCCAGCGACGTCACCCTCCAGTACTTCCCCAACCAAATGTTTACAAGCCCAAGTGCCGACAAGGGCAGCGCCCCGCAGCTCAATAACCGCTTCAGCTCGATCCTGTCCCCGCCTCGCCCCGTGGGGTTTGGGCAAGCAAGCTTCCCCTTGCTGCCGGATATGCCCCCGATGCCCATCGCCAACTCCTCCGGGATCACCCCCCACATATCCAACTTCAGCCTCACCTCCCTGTTCCCGGAGATCGCCACAGGCATGCCCAGCGACGGTTCGGCCATGCCCATGTCCCCCCTGCTGTCTCTCTCCAACTCCTCGGCCGCGGACTCGGGCAAGCAGCCCAACCGGCCCGCCCACAACATCAGCCACATCCTGGGCCACGACGGCAGCTCGGCCGTGTGA